One Tolypothrix bouteillei VB521301 DNA window includes the following coding sequences:
- a CDS encoding HlyD family efflux transporter periplasmic adaptor subunit produces MNKSIQCNPEPLPSSRVLEPEVRVPVNTSTEDNKFARSVVLRQSPIWSRAILWGILGVTALVLIWAHFAKIEEAIPSQGKLEPQGTVKEVQAPVAGVVKAVLVKDGQRVRRGDVLLRLDPTAVRSQLISLLKIRTALMQENQFYRAQLAGKNTSSNTSLSISQIQLPPGLISLTQSRAALIAENRLYRAQLNGQYQNPSFSPEEAARIEFSQAELQARVSSDQLQTDQLKKQLNENQAQLSSARDIREVNQTILNSFEPLAVEGAISRIQFLKQKEQVRTHQADVERLTQEQARLRFAIAQSQEKLKNTIAAAKKELLTQIASNNKQVAQIDSELNKTILENDKKIAETENQISQARLNLQYQELRSPSDGIVFDLQARYPGFVTNPSQAVLKIVPTEDLTAKVYITNKDIGFIKEGMKVDVRIDSFPFSEFGDIKGEVVWIGSDALPPDQIRPYYSFPVKIRLERQSLAVRNREVPLQSGMSINANIKVRDRTVMSIFTDLFSEQIDNLKTIR; encoded by the coding sequence ATGAACAAATCAATTCAATGCAACCCAGAACCGCTTCCGTCATCAAGGGTGTTAGAACCCGAAGTTAGAGTACCTGTAAATACTTCTACTGAAGATAATAAATTTGCTCGCTCTGTTGTCCTGCGACAATCGCCAATCTGGTCGCGAGCTATCCTTTGGGGAATTTTAGGAGTCACAGCCTTAGTGTTGATTTGGGCACATTTCGCGAAAATTGAGGAAGCAATTCCCAGTCAAGGAAAATTGGAACCTCAAGGAACCGTGAAGGAAGTGCAGGCTCCCGTGGCTGGAGTCGTAAAAGCTGTCCTTGTGAAAGACGGACAACGAGTCCGCCGTGGTGATGTGCTTTTAAGACTAGATCCCACAGCAGTTAGGTCTCAATTAATCTCACTTCTCAAAATTCGTACTGCTTTAATGCAGGAGAATCAATTCTACCGAGCGCAGCTTGCTGGTAAAAATACAAGCTCGAATACATCGTTATCGATCTCGCAAATCCAGTTACCTCCAGGGTTGATTTCTTTGACTCAGAGCAGAGCAGCGTTAATAGCAGAAAATCGGCTTTACCGCGCTCAATTAAATGGACAATATCAGAATCCAAGTTTTTCGCCCGAGGAAGCGGCTCGTATAGAATTTAGTCAAGCGGAATTGCAGGCTCGAGTTTCCTCCGACCAATTGCAGACAGATCAATTAAAAAAACAACTCAATGAAAACCAAGCGCAATTATCGTCTGCTCGGGATATTCGAGAGGTTAATCAGACTATTCTCAACAGTTTTGAACCTCTTGCGGTAGAAGGAGCAATTTCTCGGATACAGTTCCTCAAACAGAAAGAGCAAGTTCGTACTCATCAAGCAGATGTGGAACGGTTAACGCAAGAGCAAGCACGTTTGCGCTTTGCGATCGCTCAATCACAAGAAAAGCTCAAAAATACTATTGCAGCAGCAAAAAAAGAATTGCTCACTCAAATTGCTAGTAATAACAAACAAGTTGCTCAAATTGACAGTGAATTGAACAAGACAATTTTAGAAAATGATAAAAAGATCGCTGAAACAGAAAATCAAATTAGTCAAGCACGGTTAAATTTACAATACCAAGAACTGAGATCGCCATCAGACGGAATTGTTTTTGATTTACAAGCGCGTTATCCTGGTTTTGTGACTAATCCCAGCCAAGCTGTCCTCAAAATTGTGCCAACTGAAGATCTGACAGCAAAAGTTTATATCACCAATAAAGATATTGGTTTTATTAAAGAGGGAATGAAAGTAGATGTCCGAATTGACTCTTTTCCTTTTAGCGAGTTTGGTGATATTAAAGGAGAAGTTGTCTGGATTGGTTCTGATGCTTTACCACCAGACCAAATTCGTCCTTACTACAGTTTTCCTGTCAAAATTCGCTTAGAACGTCAATCTTTGGCTGTTCGCAATCGAGAAGTCCCACTTCAATCGGGAATGTCAATTAATGCGAATATTAAGGTACGCGATCGCACGGTTATGAGCATTTTTACAGATTTATTCTCAGAACAGATTGACAATCTCAAAACAATCAGGTGA
- a CDS encoding peptidase domain-containing ABC transporter, translating into MSHTKASIQDFLTNLIPFSQLSAQELAKLLPKLQLLRYRMGQIILTHEHISSQVSIIYEGQARLLANDPNTEMPITLQLLKSGEILGWVSLIRGVPCETVIASEETICVNLPATEFLSLLENYPTFALEFYNRCSIIEIFELLGIELARRANSEAILNSYAVSDIAELAFKLSNEATVLTLGKNKKTNVQLDPTLDWFISSKVSEKFPVGTLLDIKTKTSEIVGQGSVKPRLIGLPLKEDEVESIDDEDFDSSFTIHSSEAIFYAPENPPKLEAGVLYQSGSPNSNYPYIQGRGPKNATLACFHMLSQYWNIPFRRDAIAKVLDNQIQRTQTLSLQLCGAIAELVGLNAQLINNINAIGITKLQPPAMIRWQDSFAILYEISEQKLVLAVPEIGLIHQKIGNFIENWGAEGQVLLLKPTKYTPKQKFSLRWFIPSLIKYSKVLLEVLLASFLVQIFSLANPLIVQLIIDKVIIQNSFGTLNILGILLLILSFFEGLLTSLRTYLFVDTTNRIDLTLGSEIIDHLLRLPLRYFEKRPVGELATRAQELENIRSFLTGTALTVVLDAVFSVIYIVVMAMYSWLLTLVALATVPLFAFLTIVVSPVIRQQLRNKAERNAEAQSYLVEVMSGIQTVKAQNIELRSRWQWQERYANYVDAGFKTVVTSTGANVTSNFLNQVSSLLVIWVGASLVLQGKLSLGQLIAFRIIAGYVTAPLLRLTQLWQNFQETALSLERLGDILDSPAEVTELDRQNIPMPSIRGAVKYENVSFRFNPNGSLQLKNINIDFQPGQFVGIVGQSGSGKSTLTKLLQRLYEPESGRIFIDDYDIAKVELYSLRRQIGMVLQDSLLFDGTVQENIALTHPDATPEEIIQAAKIAAAHDFIMSLSNGYNTRVGERGSALSGGQRQRIAIARVILQNPRLLILDEATSALDYQSEREVCLNLAAAFRDRTVFFITHRLGTVKNADVILLLDRGAVVEQGTHEELMAQKGRYYCLYQQQELVAGS; encoded by the coding sequence ATGAGTCATACTAAAGCCTCTATTCAAGATTTCTTAACCAACTTAATCCCTTTTAGTCAACTCTCAGCACAAGAACTAGCAAAGTTGTTGCCTAAGCTACAGCTTTTGCGTTATCGCATGGGTCAAATAATTCTCACACACGAACATATATCCTCTCAAGTATCAATTATTTATGAGGGACAAGCACGTTTACTAGCGAACGATCCAAATACTGAAATGCCCATTACACTGCAACTACTTAAATCGGGGGAAATCTTGGGTTGGGTCAGTTTGATAAGGGGAGTTCCTTGTGAAACAGTCATTGCTTCGGAGGAAACAATTTGTGTAAATTTACCTGCAACAGAATTTTTAAGCTTATTAGAGAACTATCCAACATTTGCGCTAGAATTTTACAATCGTTGTAGTATTATTGAAATTTTTGAATTATTAGGTATTGAACTGGCGCGACGAGCTAATAGTGAAGCTATACTAAACTCTTATGCTGTATCCGATATTGCAGAACTCGCTTTCAAGTTATCTAACGAAGCAACTGTTCTGACTCTTGGGAAAAATAAAAAAACTAATGTTCAACTCGATCCTACATTAGATTGGTTTATAAGTAGTAAAGTTTCTGAAAAATTTCCTGTAGGAACTCTTTTAGACATTAAAACTAAGACAAGTGAAATCGTAGGACAAGGTTCTGTTAAACCTCGTTTGATAGGTTTACCACTTAAAGAGGATGAAGTAGAAAGCATCGACGATGAAGATTTTGATTCTTCTTTTACAATTCATTCTTCCGAAGCAATTTTCTATGCACCAGAAAATCCACCTAAATTAGAAGCAGGAGTTCTTTATCAATCGGGTTCGCCTAATTCCAATTATCCCTACATTCAAGGTCGAGGACCAAAGAATGCAACTCTAGCTTGTTTTCATATGCTCAGTCAATATTGGAACATTCCTTTTCGTCGAGATGCGATCGCAAAAGTGCTAGATAATCAAATTCAGCGAACTCAAACTTTGTCATTACAACTTTGTGGTGCTATTGCTGAATTAGTAGGATTAAATGCTCAATTAATTAACAATATCAATGCTATTGGAATTACCAAGCTGCAACCTCCTGCTATGATTCGATGGCAAGATAGTTTTGCTATCCTTTATGAAATCAGCGAACAAAAGCTTGTGTTAGCAGTACCAGAAATAGGGCTAATACATCAAAAAATAGGTAATTTTATCGAAAATTGGGGTGCAGAAGGTCAGGTATTACTACTTAAACCAACTAAGTACACACCCAAGCAAAAATTTAGCTTGCGTTGGTTTATTCCTTCCTTGATAAAATACAGTAAAGTTCTCCTTGAAGTCCTACTTGCTTCATTTTTGGTTCAAATTTTTAGTTTGGCGAATCCTCTGATCGTTCAACTCATTATTGATAAAGTTATTATACAAAATAGTTTTGGTACTCTCAATATTTTAGGTATATTACTGTTAATTTTATCTTTTTTTGAAGGACTCCTGACAAGCCTGCGTACCTATTTATTTGTTGATACAACTAACCGCATTGACCTCACTTTAGGCTCAGAAATTATTGACCATTTGCTACGTCTACCTTTGCGTTATTTTGAAAAACGTCCTGTAGGAGAGTTAGCCACTCGCGCTCAGGAATTGGAAAACATTCGCTCATTTCTTACAGGAACTGCTTTAACAGTGGTCTTAGATGCTGTGTTTTCCGTCATTTATATAGTGGTGATGGCAATGTATAGTTGGTTGCTAACTTTAGTTGCTCTAGCAACTGTGCCACTTTTTGCCTTTCTAACAATAGTAGTTTCCCCCGTAATCCGACAGCAGTTACGAAATAAAGCAGAACGCAATGCCGAAGCTCAATCTTATTTGGTGGAGGTGATGTCAGGTATTCAAACAGTAAAAGCACAAAATATAGAGTTGCGATCGCGCTGGCAGTGGCAAGAGCGCTATGCTAACTATGTCGATGCTGGCTTTAAAACTGTTGTTACTTCTACTGGTGCTAACGTCACAAGTAATTTTCTCAACCAGGTTTCTAGTTTATTAGTCATATGGGTAGGAGCATCCTTAGTTCTTCAAGGAAAACTCTCTTTAGGACAATTGATTGCCTTTCGCATTATTGCTGGTTACGTGACAGCACCGTTACTGCGTTTAACGCAATTGTGGCAAAACTTTCAAGAGACAGCACTCTCTCTAGAACGGCTTGGTGATATTTTGGATAGTCCTGCAGAAGTTACAGAGTTAGACCGTCAGAACATTCCTATGCCTTCTATTCGTGGGGCTGTTAAGTATGAAAATGTCTCTTTTCGCTTTAACCCTAACGGTTCATTGCAACTGAAAAATATTAATATTGATTTTCAACCCGGACAATTTGTTGGAATTGTTGGACAAAGTGGCTCAGGAAAAAGCACTTTAACAAAGCTTTTACAACGACTTTACGAACCAGAATCAGGCAGAATTTTTATTGATGACTATGATATTGCCAAAGTAGAACTGTATTCCCTACGCCGTCAGATTGGTATGGTACTTCAAGATTCTCTCTTATTTGATGGAACAGTTCAGGAGAATATAGCGTTGACTCATCCAGATGCGACACCCGAAGAAATTATACAAGCAGCAAAAATAGCTGCAGCACATGACTTTATCATGTCTCTGTCCAATGGCTATAACACGAGAGTAGGAGAAAGAGGTTCAGCTCTTTCAGGAGGACAGAGACAGCGCATTGCAATTGCTCGTGTAATTCTACAAAATCCTCGCTTACTCATTTTAGATGAAGCAACGAGTGCTTTAGATTACCAGTCAGAGCGAGAAGTTTGCCTTAATTTAGCAGCAGCATTTCGCGATCGCACTGTCTTTTTTATTACCCATCGTTTAGGCACTGTTAAGAATGCTGACGTAATTTTGCTATTAGATCGAGGAGCCGTTGTCGAACAAGGAACCCACGAAGAACTTATGGCGCAAAAAGGTCGTTACTACTGCCTCTATCAACAACAAGAGTTAGTGGCTGGTAGTTAG
- a CDS encoding peptidylprolyl isomerase: MTEVLQIGNRTIKASELTSLLASYQMLPQFLRELILDEAVELIECTPDEVAQTQRQFYAEHQFKNEADVRAWMAYYHLSPAQLERIVTRRLKIEKFKQATWGKMLEPYFFQCKTKLDKVIYSLLRTQDAGVAQELYFRILAKEQSFTELAREYSQGPEAQTSGLVGPVELSALHPGIVQFLSSNQPGKLLPPTRIGEWFVIVRLEKYLSAQLDEAMKSRLLNELFENWLTEQLQKLRNEKEQLVVSPTPYTNFPT, encoded by the coding sequence ATGACTGAAGTGTTGCAAATTGGTAACCGTACAATCAAAGCGAGTGAATTAACTTCCTTACTGGCTAGCTATCAAATGCTACCTCAGTTCCTGAGGGAGTTAATTCTGGATGAGGCTGTTGAACTAATAGAGTGTACACCTGATGAAGTTGCCCAAACTCAACGGCAGTTTTATGCCGAACATCAGTTTAAAAATGAAGCTGATGTCAGAGCATGGATGGCATACTACCATTTGTCACCAGCGCAGCTAGAGAGAATCGTTACTCGCAGACTCAAAATCGAAAAATTCAAGCAAGCAACTTGGGGGAAAATGTTGGAACCCTACTTTTTCCAGTGCAAAACAAAACTGGACAAAGTAATTTATTCTCTACTGAGAACTCAAGATGCAGGAGTTGCTCAAGAACTCTACTTTCGTATTTTGGCGAAAGAACAGTCCTTTACAGAACTAGCACGAGAATATTCACAAGGTCCGGAAGCCCAAACGAGCGGCTTAGTTGGTCCTGTTGAACTATCTGCACTTCATCCAGGAATAGTGCAATTTCTGTCTAGCAACCAACCAGGTAAACTTTTGCCTCCTACTCGTATTGGTGAGTGGTTTGTCATAGTGCGCTTAGAGAAATATCTCTCGGCACAGTTGGATGAAGCAATGAAATCTCGCCTCCTCAATGAACTCTTTGAAAATTGGCTTACAGAACAGCTTCAAAAACTGAGGAATGAAAAAGAACAGTTAGTGGTGAGTCCAACCCCGTACACGAATTTCCCAACCTAG